The Pseudomonas fluorescens genome includes a window with the following:
- a CDS encoding DNA polymerase II: protein MDLQQGFVLTRHWRDTPAGTEVEFWLATDAGPRRVRLPVQTSVAFVPQIQRGQLEALLQGEKEVELRPLDLLDFEHRPVLGLYCQQHAQLMRLDTTLRRAGVEVFEADIRPPERYLMERFITAPVWFGGTPTADGLLVDVQMKPAPEYRPPLRLVSLDIETTAQGELYSVALEGCGERQVYMLGPANGDDTGVDFQLEYCESRTLLLKKLNDWFARFDPDAIIGWNLVQFDLRVLHEHARRLAVPLRLGRGGEEMQWREHGARNNHFFASAAGRLIIDGIESLRSATWSFPSFSLENVAQTLLGEGKSIDNPYQRMDEINRMFAEDKPALARYNLKDCELVTRIFAKTELLKFLLERASVTGLPADRSGGSVAAFTHLYMPLMHRQGFVAPNLGQRPPEASPGGFVMDSQPGLYESVLVLDYKSLYPSIIRTFLIDPVGLIEGLRHPADQESVPGFRGARFSRTRHCLPAIVARVSEGRETAKREHNAPLSQALKIIMNAFYGVLGSSGCRFFDPRLASSITLRGHQIMQRTRQLIEAQGHVVIYGDTDSTFVWLRRAHGQEEAARIGRELVAHVNQWWREQVRDEFGLESALELQFETHFKRFLMPTIRGAEEGSKKRYAGLVTRADGSDEIVYKGLETVRTDWSPLARQFQQELYGRIFHRQPYQDYVRDYVQQTLAGAFDDRLVYRKRLRRPLEDYERNVPPHVRAARLADEFNQRQGRPRQYQNGGWISYVITVAGPEPLEIRSAPIDYDHYVSKQLQPVADAILPFVDDDFSTLVGGQMGLF from the coding sequence GTGGATTTACAGCAGGGCTTCGTCCTGACCCGGCATTGGCGCGATACCCCGGCCGGCACCGAAGTCGAGTTCTGGCTGGCGACCGACGCCGGTCCCCGGCGCGTGCGCCTGCCGGTGCAGACGTCGGTGGCCTTCGTGCCGCAGATCCAGCGCGGCCAGCTCGAAGCCTTGCTGCAAGGGGAGAAGGAGGTAGAGCTACGCCCCCTGGACCTGCTGGATTTCGAGCATCGTCCGGTGCTGGGGCTGTATTGCCAGCAACACGCCCAACTGATGCGCCTGGACACCACCTTGCGCCGCGCTGGCGTGGAGGTGTTCGAAGCAGACATCCGGCCGCCGGAGCGCTACCTGATGGAGCGCTTCATCACCGCCCCGGTGTGGTTCGGCGGTACGCCAACCGCCGATGGCCTGCTGGTGGATGTCCAGATGAAACCGGCGCCCGAATACCGTCCACCGTTGCGCCTGGTGTCCCTGGACATCGAAACCACCGCCCAGGGCGAATTGTATTCCGTCGCCCTGGAAGGCTGCGGCGAGCGCCAGGTCTACATGCTCGGGCCAGCCAATGGCGACGATACCGGCGTGGATTTCCAGCTGGAATACTGCGAATCGCGCACGCTGCTGCTGAAGAAACTCAACGACTGGTTCGCCCGTTTCGACCCTGACGCGATCATTGGCTGGAACCTGGTGCAGTTCGACCTGCGGGTGTTGCATGAACACGCCCGGCGCCTGGCGGTGCCGTTGCGCCTGGGGCGTGGTGGGGAAGAGATGCAATGGCGCGAGCACGGCGCGCGCAACAACCACTTCTTCGCCTCGGCCGCTGGCCGGTTGATCATCGACGGTATCGAGTCCCTGCGTTCGGCGACTTGGAGTTTTCCCTCGTTCAGCCTGGAAAACGTCGCCCAGACGCTGCTGGGGGAGGGCAAGTCCATCGATAACCCGTACCAGCGCATGGACGAGATCAACCGCATGTTCGCCGAGGACAAGCCGGCCCTGGCCCGCTACAACCTCAAGGACTGCGAGCTGGTGACGCGGATCTTCGCCAAGACCGAACTGCTCAAGTTCCTCCTGGAGCGGGCCAGCGTCACCGGCCTGCCAGCGGACCGCAGCGGCGGTTCGGTGGCGGCCTTCACGCACCTGTACATGCCGCTGATGCACCGCCAGGGGTTTGTTGCCCCCAATCTCGGCCAGCGTCCGCCCGAGGCCAGCCCGGGTGGATTTGTCATGGACTCCCAGCCGGGGCTCTACGAGTCGGTGCTGGTGCTGGACTACAAAAGCCTGTATCCATCGATCATCCGCACTTTCCTGATTGACCCGGTGGGCTTGATCGAAGGGCTGCGCCACCCGGCTGACCAGGAATCGGTGCCAGGCTTTCGCGGGGCGCGTTTCTCCCGTACCCGCCATTGCCTGCCGGCCATTGTGGCGCGGGTCTCCGAGGGCCGGGAAACCGCCAAGCGCGAGCACAATGCGCCGCTGTCCCAAGCATTGAAAATCATCATGAACGCCTTTTATGGCGTGCTCGGTTCCAGCGGCTGTCGCTTCTTCGATCCACGCTTGGCCTCGTCCATCACCCTGCGCGGCCACCAGATCATGCAGCGCACCCGCCAGTTGATCGAAGCCCAGGGGCATGTGGTGATCTATGGCGATACCGATTCCACGTTCGTCTGGCTGCGTCGTGCCCATGGCCAGGAGGAAGCGGCCAGGATCGGTCGCGAGTTGGTCGCCCACGTCAACCAATGGTGGCGTGAGCAGGTGCGCGATGAGTTCGGCCTGGAGAGTGCGCTGGAGCTGCAGTTCGAAACCCATTTCAAGCGCTTTCTGATGCCGACTATCCGCGGCGCCGAGGAGGGCAGCAAGAAACGCTACGCCGGATTGGTCACCCGTGCCGATGGCAGCGACGAAATCGTCTACAAGGGCCTGGAAACCGTGCGCACCGACTGGTCGCCGCTGGCACGGCAATTCCAGCAGGAGCTGTACGGGCGGATCTTCCACCGCCAGCCCTATCAGGATTATGTGCGCGATTATGTGCAGCAGACCCTGGCCGGTGCGTTCGATGATCGGTTGGTCTACCGCAAGCGTCTGCGTCGGCCCCTGGAAGACTACGAACGCAACGTTCCACCCCATGTGCGGGCTGCGCGGCTGGCCGATGAGTTCAACCAGCGCCAGGGGCGTCCGCGGCAATACCAGAATGGCGGCTGGATCAGCTATGTCATCACCGTTGCCGGCCCCGAGCCACTGGAAATCCGCAGCGCGCCGATTGATTACGACCATTACGTGAGCAAACAGCTGCAACCGGTGGCGGATGCGATCCTGCCGTTCGTGGATGATGACTTCTCGACGTTGGTGGGGGGGCAGATGGGGTTGTTCTGA
- a CDS encoding CBS domain-containing protein: MKTVAQLLRIKDEKNQQVHTISPDDMVLQALMRMAEKNVGALLVVKNDEVLGIISERDYARKMVLRGRSSVGTKVSDIMVSPVITIDPHQNVETCLSIMTEKHLRHLPVVEDGKLVGLLSIGDLVKEAIAEQADLIKQLEQYIRGE, from the coding sequence ATGAAAACCGTCGCGCAGTTGCTCCGGATAAAAGACGAGAAGAACCAGCAAGTGCACACCATCTCACCGGACGACATGGTATTGCAGGCCCTGATGCGCATGGCCGAGAAGAATGTCGGTGCCTTGCTGGTGGTGAAGAACGATGAAGTGCTGGGGATCATCAGCGAGCGCGACTATGCTCGCAAAATGGTCTTGCGCGGTCGCTCATCGGTGGGCACGAAGGTCAGTGACATCATGGTCTCCCCCGTGATCACCATCGACCCGCACCAGAACGTCGAGACCTGCCTGAGCATCATGACCGAAAAACATTTGCGGCATTTGCCAGTGGTGGAGGACGGCAAACTGGTCGGCCTGCTGTCCATCGGCGACCTGGTCAAGGAAGCCATCGCCGAACAGGCCGATCTGATCAAACAACTGGAGCAATACATTCGCGGGGAATGA
- a CDS encoding paraquat-inducible protein A, translating to MADTDRLIICEHCDAVYEPVVLAAHQKASCVRCHAVIQRYNGLTIEQRLALSVTAAVLWAFANIYPVMSIRLQGLSNSATLWDSIVALNQGPIAFIALVTAVAIIIAPAFQLALLLWVLGHAYLQRRAPGFNLCMRSLETLRPWSMLEVCLLGALVAVIKLAGLLDVLPGIGLFALAALSLLMIRIAGRDVRDLWDSL from the coding sequence ATGGCCGACACCGACCGACTGATCATTTGTGAACATTGCGATGCGGTATACGAGCCGGTGGTGCTCGCTGCGCACCAGAAAGCCTCGTGCGTGCGCTGCCACGCGGTGATCCAGCGCTACAACGGCCTGACCATCGAGCAGCGCCTGGCCTTGAGCGTGACGGCCGCGGTGTTGTGGGCCTTCGCCAACATCTACCCGGTCATGAGCATCCGCCTCCAGGGCCTGAGCAACAGCGCGACGTTATGGGATTCCATCGTGGCGCTGAACCAGGGGCCGATCGCCTTCATCGCCCTGGTGACAGCGGTGGCGATCATCATTGCACCGGCCTTTCAATTGGCCCTGCTGCTCTGGGTACTGGGCCATGCCTACCTCCAGCGGCGGGCGCCGGGGTTCAACCTGTGCATGCGCAGCCTGGAAACCCTGCGGCCCTGGAGCATGCTGGAGGTGTGCCTGCTGGGCGCGCTGGTGGCGGTGATCAAGCTCGCCGGACTGCTGGACGTGCTCCCGGGCATCGGCCTGTTCGCCCTGGCGGCCTTGAGCCTGCTGATGATCCGCATTGCCGGGCGCGATGTCCGCGACCTTTGGGACAGCCTGTGA
- a CDS encoding paraquat-inducible protein A has product MDTPPEARDLGLCLCHSCGLACDMTDEPETCPRCDAALHRRKPDAITRTWAYMLAALVFYIPANLLPVMNTQMLGEGADSTIISGVIEFWQSGAWDIALIIFIASIAVPGIKFVVLTLLLVTAQRRSTWAQVQRAKLYRLVEVIGYWSMLDVLVVALVAALVKFQALSDIEPRPGILFFGLVVLFTMLSAMSFDPRLIWDTQPSEEVMDEVASH; this is encoded by the coding sequence CTGGACACCCCGCCAGAGGCCCGCGACCTGGGCCTGTGCCTGTGCCACAGCTGTGGCCTGGCCTGCGACATGACCGACGAGCCCGAGACCTGCCCCCGCTGCGACGCCGCCCTGCATCGACGCAAACCCGACGCCATCACCCGCACCTGGGCCTACATGCTGGCCGCGCTGGTGTTCTACATCCCGGCCAACCTGCTACCGGTCATGAATACCCAGATGCTCGGTGAAGGCGCCGACAGCACCATCATCAGCGGCGTCATCGAGTTCTGGCAAAGCGGCGCCTGGGACATCGCCCTGATTATCTTCATCGCCAGCATTGCGGTGCCCGGCATCAAGTTCGTGGTGCTGACCCTGTTGCTGGTGACCGCACAGCGGCGCAGCACCTGGGCCCAGGTCCAGCGGGCGAAGCTGTACCGGCTGGTGGAAGTCATCGGCTACTGGTCGATGCTCGATGTGCTGGTGGTGGCCCTGGTGGCGGCACTGGTCAAGTTCCAGGCATTGAGCGACATCGAACCACGACCGGGCATCCTGTTCTTCGGCCTCGTGGTGCTGTTCACCATGCTGTCGGCCATGAGTTTCGACCCCCGGCTGATCTGGGACACTCAACCATCCGAGGAGGTCATGGATGAAGTCGCAAGCCACTGA
- a CDS encoding intermembrane transport protein PqiB, producing MKSQATDGQQPAPGRAHVTTRRWTVSLVWIVPIIAVLVGLSLVVHNWLQEGPTITITFKTGQGLTANKTQVKYRNVVIGQVTDVQLSEDQKNVTATVKLAKTADTFTHEDSVFWVVRPRIGAGGISGIDTLLSGDFIGADAGQSKVRAKSFTGLENPPPITYGEPGKRFTLHSQDLGSLDIGSPVYLRKIPVGQVVSYALDAEGKGVNIDVFINAPNDVYVTENTRFWNVSGVDVNVGANGFAVKTESLSALLLGGIAFRAPEYSPNDTAASEDKTFELFADQQSALAPPDGKAQYLALRFDQALRGLRVGAPVEFLGVEVGRVVAINLDFDEKQRSFPVNVGVVIYPQRLGKAHEKLLKSLNHNPDDEAAGARLIGSFVERGLRAQARSGNLLTGQLYISLDFYPKAEKVAFDPSARPVRIPTIPGSLQQLQEQLQAMIERINKLPLESIAGNLDGNLVELRKGLAQFNSKTLPGVQSTLQDVSKTLQSANSTLAEDSPQREQLTQTLDDLGRMSRSLRELSDYLSRHPESLLRGRPKDAPAQNLTLPVKE from the coding sequence ATGAAGTCGCAAGCCACTGACGGGCAGCAACCCGCACCCGGCCGCGCCCACGTCACCACCCGCCGCTGGACGGTGTCGCTGGTGTGGATCGTGCCGATCATCGCGGTCCTGGTGGGGCTGTCCCTGGTGGTCCACAACTGGCTGCAGGAAGGCCCGACCATCACCATCACCTTCAAGACCGGCCAGGGCCTGACCGCCAACAAGACCCAGGTGAAATATCGCAACGTGGTCATCGGCCAGGTCACCGATGTGCAACTGAGCGAGGACCAGAAGAACGTCACCGCCACGGTCAAGCTCGCCAAGACTGCCGACACCTTCACTCACGAAGATTCGGTGTTCTGGGTCGTACGGCCACGCATCGGGGCCGGCGGTATTTCGGGGATCGACACTTTGCTGTCGGGGGATTTCATTGGGGCCGACGCCGGTCAGTCGAAAGTGCGCGCCAAGTCCTTCACGGGCCTGGAGAACCCGCCGCCCATCACCTACGGCGAACCAGGCAAGCGCTTCACCCTGCACTCCCAGGACCTCGGTTCACTGGACATCGGCTCGCCGGTGTACCTGCGCAAGATCCCGGTGGGCCAAGTCGTGTCCTACGCCCTGGACGCCGAGGGAAAAGGCGTCAACATCGACGTATTCATCAACGCGCCCAACGATGTGTATGTCACCGAAAACACCCGGTTCTGGAACGTCAGCGGCGTCGACGTGAACGTCGGCGCCAACGGTTTCGCCGTCAAGACCGAATCGCTCTCGGCCTTGCTCTTGGGTGGCATCGCGTTCCGGGCACCGGAGTACAGCCCCAACGACACCGCCGCCAGCGAAGACAAGACCTTCGAGCTGTTTGCCGACCAGCAGAGCGCCCTCGCCCCGCCCGATGGCAAGGCGCAATACCTGGCCCTGCGCTTCGATCAGGCACTGCGCGGCTTGCGCGTCGGTGCGCCGGTTGAGTTCCTCGGGGTGGAAGTCGGCAGGGTGGTGGCCATCAACCTGGATTTCGATGAGAAACAGCGCAGCTTTCCGGTCAATGTCGGCGTGGTGATCTACCCGCAACGCCTGGGCAAGGCCCATGAAAAACTGCTCAAGTCGCTCAATCACAATCCAGACGACGAAGCCGCTGGCGCCCGCCTGATCGGCAGCTTCGTCGAGCGCGGCCTGCGCGCCCAGGCCCGTAGCGGCAACCTGCTGACCGGGCAGTTGTACATCTCGCTGGACTTCTACCCCAAGGCTGAAAAAGTCGCCTTCGACCCAAGCGCCCGGCCCGTGCGCATTCCAACCATCCCAGGCAGTCTCCAGCAACTGCAGGAACAACTGCAGGCGATGATCGAGCGGATCAACAAACTGCCACTGGAGAGCATTGCCGGCAACCTGGATGGCAACCTGGTGGAGCTGCGCAAAGGCCTGGCCCAGTTCAACAGCAAGACCCTGCCGGGCGTGCAAAGCACCTTGCAAGACGTCAGCAAGACCCTGCAATCGGCTAACTCGACCCTGGCCGAAGATTCACCGCAGCGCGAACAATTGACCCAGACCCTTGACGACCTGGGGCGCATGTCGCGCTCGCTGCGCGAACTGTCGGACTACCTGAGCCGCCATCCCGAATCGCTGCTTCGCGGCCGTCCCAAGGACGCACCGGCGCAGAACCTCACATTGCCGGTGAAAGAATGA
- a CDS encoding PqiC family protein yields MPLTLKLTLVAVALLLGACRSDPIHYHTLSPAQPAGQSRSSVDIQIEQVSVPPQVDRTQMVIRQGNSGLAIMETEWWGASLADELHSSLDERLNNPGAPKSLLRVEVQRFDSIPGRYARMDVQWRLRNLGNDARPITCRSSLQTPAGASIDELVTAHQENVRQFAGLVEQAAARKACP; encoded by the coding sequence ATGCCACTGACGCTGAAACTCACCCTGGTTGCCGTGGCGTTGCTGCTCGGCGCCTGCCGCAGCGATCCGATCCACTACCACACGTTGAGCCCGGCCCAACCGGCAGGCCAATCGCGCTCCAGCGTGGACATCCAGATCGAACAGGTCAGTGTCCCACCCCAGGTGGATCGCACCCAGATGGTCATTCGCCAAGGCAACAGCGGGTTGGCGATCATGGAAACCGAATGGTGGGGCGCCAGCCTGGCCGATGAACTGCACAGCAGCCTGGACGAACGACTGAACAACCCTGGCGCCCCCAAATCATTGCTGCGGGTAGAGGTGCAACGCTTTGACTCGATCCCTGGCCGCTATGCCCGCATGGATGTGCAATGGCGACTGCGTAACCTGGGCAACGACGCCCGCCCCATCACGTGCCGCAGCAGCCTGCAAACGCCGGCGGGCGCCAGTATCGACGAGCTGGTGACGGCGCATCAGGAGAATGTCCGGCAATTTGCCGGCCTTGTCGAGCAAGCGGCTGCACGCAAGGCGTGTCCTTGA
- a CDS encoding glutathione S-transferase family protein produces the protein MYRLFGCRQSGSSAVEVALCLCEVAYRRVDAYSTQDNDAAKELEALNPLKQVPTLQLPDGSVLTEAAAILIHLGLTFPASKLLPQDPAQRAQAIRGLVYIAANCYTPIGIIDFPERWLDEADEATRQRLISGTQQRLYRNWALFADQFPARPFLGGDEPGALDILAAVITKWRNTREAMLSARPAFHELLERIDHHPRVAPVLSLHWPE, from the coding sequence ATGTATCGGTTATTCGGTTGCAGGCAATCCGGCTCTTCGGCGGTGGAGGTTGCCCTGTGTCTCTGTGAGGTGGCTTATCGGCGGGTCGACGCCTATTCGACGCAAGACAACGATGCGGCGAAAGAGCTTGAGGCACTCAATCCTCTGAAGCAGGTGCCGACCCTGCAGTTGCCGGACGGTTCGGTGCTGACTGAAGCGGCGGCGATCTTGATTCACCTCGGGTTGACCTTCCCAGCATCGAAGCTGCTCCCGCAAGACCCGGCCCAGCGTGCCCAGGCCATACGGGGCCTGGTCTATATCGCGGCCAATTGCTACACGCCCATCGGCATTATCGATTTTCCGGAACGCTGGCTGGACGAGGCGGACGAAGCGACTCGACAGCGATTGATATCCGGCACGCAGCAACGGCTGTATCGCAATTGGGCGCTGTTTGCCGACCAGTTCCCGGCCCGACCTTTTCTGGGCGGTGACGAGCCCGGAGCGCTGGATATCCTGGCGGCCGTGATCACCAAGTGGAGAAATACGCGGGAGGCGATGCTGAGCGCCCGTCCAGCGTTCCATGAGCTGTTGGAGCGCATTGACCACCATCCGCGCGTTGCGCCGGTGCTGTCGCTGCATTGGCCTGAGTGA
- a CDS encoding DUF1615 domain-containing protein — protein sequence MQFNRLMISLAALLALAGCGSRQAQEPERQPAEVKKQIVQLLPAKTADREGWATDIYVAFATQQIPSTTQNICAVLAVTEQESTFQSDPPVPGLGKIARQEINRRAEKVHIPELLVSGALQVRSPNGKSYSDRLNAARSEKELSGIFDDFIGMVPLGKTLFGGFNPVHTGGPMQVSIAFAQANARNYPYAVEGSIRREVFSRRGGMYFGIAHLLGYPVSYTEPLYRFADFNAGWYASRNAAFQHAVSVASGISLALDGDLIAHDSIMPGSTELAVRTLGKSLGMRNPTIRDQLEQGDSLAFEDSKLYKRVFELADKAEGKALPRAVLPGIVLKSPKITRKLTTAWFAKRVDERYQRCMARAAGR from the coding sequence ATGCAATTCAACCGATTGATGATCAGCCTGGCTGCGCTGCTGGCCTTGGCCGGTTGCGGCAGCCGTCAGGCGCAGGAACCTGAGCGTCAACCCGCTGAGGTCAAGAAGCAGATCGTGCAGTTGTTGCCGGCCAAGACTGCGGATCGCGAAGGCTGGGCGACTGACATCTACGTGGCCTTTGCGACCCAGCAGATTCCCTCTACGACGCAGAACATCTGTGCTGTCCTGGCGGTGACCGAACAGGAGTCGACGTTCCAATCCGATCCGCCAGTGCCGGGGCTGGGCAAGATCGCTCGTCAGGAGATCAACCGCCGTGCGGAGAAGGTGCACATTCCGGAGCTGTTGGTCAGTGGCGCACTCCAGGTGCGTTCGCCCAACGGCAAAAGCTACAGCGATCGGCTCAATGCGGCACGCAGCGAGAAAGAGCTGAGCGGGATTTTCGATGATTTCATCGGCATGGTGCCGCTGGGCAAGACACTGTTTGGCGGTTTCAATCCGGTGCACACGGGTGGGCCGATGCAGGTCAGCATCGCGTTTGCCCAGGCCAATGCGCGGAATTATCCCTACGCGGTGGAGGGCTCGATTCGTCGCGAAGTGTTCAGTCGTCGTGGCGGGATGTATTTCGGCATCGCGCATTTACTGGGCTATCCGGTGAGTTACACCGAGCCGTTGTATCGTTTTGCCGATTTCAATGCCGGGTGGTACGCCAGCCGCAACGCAGCTTTCCAGCATGCGGTGAGTGTAGCGTCGGGCATTTCCCTGGCGCTGGACGGCGATCTGATCGCCCACGATTCCATCATGCCGGGCAGCACGGAACTGGCGGTGCGCACGCTGGGCAAGTCGCTGGGAATGCGCAACCCGACCATCCGCGATCAACTGGAGCAGGGTGACAGTCTGGCGTTCGAGGACAGCAAGCTCTACAAGCGTGTGTTCGAACTGGCTGACAAGGCCGAGGGCAAGGCGTTGCCTCGGGCGGTATTGCCGGGGATCGTGCTCAAGAGCCCGAAGATCACGCGCAAGCTGACCACGGCATGGTTTGCCAAGCGGGTGGATGAGCGTTATCAGCGATGCATGGCGCGGGCGGCGGGGCGCTAG
- the hemB gene encoding porphobilinogen synthase: MSSQFPEARPRRLRRNASLRSLFQETEFTLNDLVLPIFVEEEIDDFVPIKSMPGVVRIPESKLAGEIERYARAGIKSVMTFGVSHHLDNDGSDTWSERGLVSRMAGICKDAVPEMVVMSDTCFCEYTDHGHCGVLHGDEVDNDRTLVNLGKQAVAAARAGADVIAPSAAMDGQVQAIRRALDEAGFSQTAIMAYSTKFASALYGPFREAGGSALKGDRKSYQMNPMNRREALRESLLDEQEGADALMVKPAGAYLDIIRDIRQASNLPLSAYQVSGEYAMIKFAAQAGAIDEGRVIRESLGAIKRAGADLIFTYFAMDLALSGI; encoded by the coding sequence ATGTCCAGCCAGTTCCCCGAAGCACGTCCACGCCGTCTGCGTCGCAATGCAAGCCTGCGCAGCCTGTTCCAGGAAACCGAGTTCACCTTGAACGACCTGGTGCTGCCGATTTTTGTCGAAGAAGAAATCGATGATTTTGTGCCGATCAAGAGCATGCCCGGTGTGGTGCGCATCCCCGAATCGAAACTGGCCGGCGAGATCGAGCGCTACGCCCGTGCCGGCATCAAATCGGTGATGACCTTTGGTGTGTCCCATCACCTGGACAACGATGGCAGCGATACCTGGAGCGAGCGCGGCCTGGTGTCGCGCATGGCCGGGATCTGCAAGGACGCGGTGCCGGAGATGGTCGTGATGTCCGACACCTGCTTCTGTGAGTACACCGATCATGGTCACTGCGGTGTGCTCCACGGCGATGAAGTGGACAACGACCGGACCCTGGTCAACCTGGGCAAGCAAGCCGTGGCGGCGGCCCGCGCCGGTGCCGATGTGATCGCGCCATCGGCGGCCATGGACGGGCAGGTCCAGGCCATTCGCCGGGCCCTGGATGAAGCCGGTTTCAGCCAGACGGCAATCATGGCCTATTCCACCAAGTTCGCCTCGGCACTCTATGGCCCGTTCCGCGAGGCCGGCGGTAGCGCGTTGAAAGGCGACCGCAAGAGCTACCAGATGAACCCGATGAACCGCCGCGAAGCGCTGCGCGAATCCTTGCTCGACGAGCAGGAAGGTGCCGATGCACTGATGGTCAAGCCGGCCGGTGCTTACCTCGATATCATCCGCGACATTCGCCAGGCTTCGAACCTGCCGCTGTCGGCTTATCAGGTCAGTGGCGAATACGCGATGATCAAGTTCGCCGCCCAGGCTGGCGCCATCGACGAAGGCCGCGTGATACGCGAGAGCCTTGGCGCAATCAAGCGGGCGGGGGCAGACCTGATCTTCACCTACTTCGCCATGGACCTGGCGCTGAGCGGGATCTGA
- a CDS encoding PhzF family phenazine biosynthesis protein, producing MSQPTSRRFDYKQLDVFSDVPLKGNPLAVVLGADGLSDSRMAAFANWTNLSETTFVLAPQHPEADYRVRIFTTSTELPFAGHPTLGSCHAWLEAGGVPKGQEIVQECGIGLVRIRRSDHGLAFLAPPLLKSGPLEADLLERVRKGLGLAAEAIVEAQWVDNGAGWLALMLKDRQQVLTLDPDYPQLLDLAVGVIAPWDRAVDGDEAHFEVRGFIAGDGMPEDPATGSLNAGLAQWMLAKGLAPTSYVVSQGLTMGRAGRIHVEQLGDDVWIGGAVVTCINGSLTV from the coding sequence ATGAGTCAGCCGACGAGTCGCCGATTCGATTACAAGCAACTGGATGTGTTCAGCGACGTGCCACTCAAGGGCAATCCGCTGGCGGTGGTGCTGGGGGCCGATGGGCTCAGTGATTCGCGCATGGCTGCTTTTGCCAATTGGACCAACCTCAGCGAAACCACATTCGTGTTGGCGCCACAGCACCCGGAAGCCGATTACCGGGTGCGTATTTTCACCACCTCGACCGAGTTGCCGTTTGCCGGGCATCCGACCCTGGGCAGTTGTCACGCCTGGCTGGAAGCCGGAGGCGTGCCCAAAGGGCAGGAGATCGTGCAGGAATGTGGCATCGGCCTGGTCAGGATTCGCCGCAGTGATCATGGCTTGGCATTCCTCGCGCCGCCCTTGCTCAAGTCCGGTCCGTTGGAGGCCGACCTGCTGGAGCGGGTGCGCAAGGGGTTGGGGCTCGCAGCCGAGGCGATTGTCGAGGCGCAATGGGTCGATAACGGTGCCGGCTGGCTGGCCTTGATGCTCAAGGATCGCCAACAGGTCCTGACGCTCGACCCCGATTACCCTCAGTTGCTGGATCTGGCCGTGGGCGTGATCGCACCTTGGGATCGGGCCGTGGATGGCGATGAAGCGCACTTTGAAGTGCGAGGCTTCATCGCCGGTGATGGCATGCCGGAGGATCCCGCCACGGGCAGCCTGAACGCCGGGCTCGCGCAATGGATGCTGGCCAAGGGCTTGGCGCCGACATCCTATGTGGTCAGCCAGGGGCTGACGATGGGTCGGGCAGGGCGCATTCATGTCGAGCAATTGGGCGATGACGTCTGGATTGGCGGCGCGGTGGTGACGTGCATCAATGGCTCGCTGACCGTGTGA
- a CDS encoding glutathione S-transferase family protein, with the protein MPDLTPFPITEKWPAQFPEWIQFYSLPTPNGVKVSIMLEEIGLPYEPHKVDFASNDQLSPEFLSLNPNNKIPAILDPHGPGDQPLALFESGAILIYLADKSGQLLAQESAARYETIQWLMFQMGGIGPMFGQLGFFNKLAGKDYEDKRPRDRYVEESKRLLKVLDGRLQGRDWIMGERYTIADIATFPWVRNLIGFYEAGDLVGIQDFPNVTRVLERFLARPAVARGLKIPE; encoded by the coding sequence ATGCCCGACTTGACCCCATTCCCCATCACCGAGAAATGGCCTGCCCAGTTCCCGGAGTGGATCCAGTTCTACTCCCTGCCCACCCCCAACGGCGTGAAGGTCTCGATCATGCTGGAAGAGATCGGCCTGCCGTACGAGCCCCACAAAGTGGACTTCGCCAGCAACGATCAGCTATCGCCCGAGTTCCTTTCCCTGAACCCCAACAACAAGATCCCGGCGATTCTCGATCCCCATGGGCCGGGCGACCAGCCGTTGGCGTTGTTCGAGTCGGGGGCGATCCTGATTTATCTGGCGGACAAGAGCGGGCAGTTGCTGGCCCAGGAGTCGGCGGCGCGCTACGAGACGATCCAGTGGCTGATGTTCCAGATGGGTGGCATCGGGCCGATGTTCGGGCAGTTGGGGTTCTTCAACAAGCTTGCCGGCAAGGACTACGAGGACAAGCGGCCACGCGATCGCTACGTCGAGGAAAGCAAACGCCTGCTCAAGGTGCTCGATGGCCGTCTGCAAGGGCGCGACTGGATCATGGGCGAGCGCTACACCATTGCTGATATCGCCACGTTCCCCTGGGTGCGCAACTTGATCGGCTTTTACGAGGCCGGTGATTTGGTCGGTATCCAGGATTTCCCCAATGTGACGCGGGTACTGGAGCGCTTCCTGGCCCGACCGGCTGTGGCGCGCGGGTTGAAGATTCCAGAATGA